A part of Desulfobacterales bacterium genomic DNA contains:
- a CDS encoding outer membrane beta-barrel protein, whose translation MISKTVFFLRRFFLFLIIVLSCYSSYSIAAEYNLIPSLGVSGEYNDNAAFDRDNEREDFLTTISPSLEFSAATSKGNISTKIAADFLRYVDETDLNTENLYAGLDAGYQITERSGISGNASYIEDTTLESELFETGLINTRSDRKRYNAGVGSSYKISMTTDAKINYDYSKTEYDDPSNEDYDYNQIKASFNYRLDNQLDLMTIQPYYSKRESDVSKADNYGISLGWTRLFTEIHSLKMFLGSRYTDLREEGESDTSWGWVADVNLLKKGENFSCDAGYSRDVQNDVSGELIEVDKIYCHANRKIIGRLGVGFSGNLYFTRYERESDGDIRYFEVIPSLNYQLTEKHNLQLAYSYAEDDDEQAQGGQAIRSRIWIAVNFNFPQKW comes from the coding sequence ATGATATCAAAGACAGTATTTTTTTTGAGACGGTTTTTTTTATTCCTGATAATTGTTCTATCCTGTTACAGTTCGTACTCAATTGCTGCTGAATATAATCTGATACCTTCTCTCGGTGTCAGTGGTGAATACAATGATAACGCAGCGTTTGACAGAGACAATGAAAGAGAAGATTTTTTGACGACGATAAGCCCGTCGCTTGAATTCAGCGCTGCTACCAGCAAGGGAAATATTTCGACTAAAATTGCGGCTGATTTTTTGCGCTATGTTGATGAAACCGATCTGAATACCGAAAATCTGTATGCCGGATTGGATGCCGGGTATCAGATAACGGAACGTTCCGGTATATCGGGAAATGCCTCGTATATTGAAGACACGACACTTGAATCCGAACTTTTTGAAACAGGTCTGATAAACACCAGATCCGATCGCAAAAGATATAACGCAGGGGTCGGCAGTTCTTATAAAATATCCATGACAACTGATGCAAAAATCAATTACGATTACAGTAAAACCGAATATGACGATCCCTCAAATGAGGACTATGACTACAATCAAATTAAGGCCTCCTTTAATTACCGGCTCGATAACCAGCTGGATCTCATGACCATCCAACCCTATTACTCCAAACGGGAATCTGATGTCAGCAAAGCGGATAATTATGGGATCTCTCTCGGGTGGACCCGTTTGTTTACAGAAATTCACAGTCTTAAAATGTTTCTGGGCAGCCGATATACGGATTTAAGAGAGGAAGGAGAAAGCGATACCAGCTGGGGATGGGTGGCGGATGTGAATTTATTGAAAAAGGGAGAAAACTTTTCCTGCGATGCCGGATATAGCCGCGATGTTCAGAATGATGTATCCGGTGAATTGATTGAGGTGGACAAAATATATTGCCATGCGAATCGTAAAATTATTGGACGGCTTGGCGTTGGGTTTTCAGGAAATCTTTACTTTACCCGGTATGAAAGAGAATCGGATGGCGATATCCGATATTTTGAAGTGATTCCGTCTTTAAATTATCAGCTTACGGAAAAACACAATTTGCAGCTGGCCTACAGCTATGCGGAAGATGATGATGAGCAGGCTCAAGGAGGGCAGGCCATTCGCAGCAGAATATGGATTGCGGTTAATTTTAATTTTCCACAGAAATGGTGA
- a CDS encoding AAA family ATPase, with translation MYESFYGLKEKPFQILPDPGYLFMSKGHENAYIHLEYAVFENKGFVVITGEIGSGKTTLINLLLNKIQQDIQVALINNTCIQPGQLLKMICQEFELQVSGMDETEMRGVFYSFLLEEFSRNRRVTLIIDEAQNLATEMLEQLRLLSNLEAEKHHLLQMVLVGQPELKYKLQRKELEQFVQRITVHCHLDALNPEEVDDYIRFRLKVAGAEKHDIFGQKAVESISNYSKGIPRLINILCDTALVYGFADGLKTIDEKVIENVVTAREAGGIFTKFGGDHPAGDASDNVESVEVEATGFDLSQNRFQLMGQRFRLLENRIDCMEQRLSDLTDGKKSRDVIVLELMKMVKQGMESRGNLLMKFIRLKHNMELIQKKSDQKKVQPKRDQKEEEPMKAFYYD, from the coding sequence ATGTATGAATCGTTCTATGGTTTGAAAGAAAAACCGTTCCAGATACTGCCGGATCCGGGCTATTTGTTTATGAGCAAAGGGCATGAAAATGCCTATATCCATCTTGAATATGCGGTTTTTGAAAATAAAGGGTTTGTGGTGATTACCGGGGAAATCGGCAGCGGTAAAACCACACTGATTAATTTGTTGTTGAATAAAATTCAACAGGATATCCAGGTAGCGCTGATCAACAATACCTGCATTCAACCCGGCCAGCTGTTGAAGATGATTTGTCAGGAGTTTGAGCTTCAAGTCAGCGGGATGGATGAGACGGAAATGAGGGGTGTCTTTTACAGTTTTCTCCTGGAAGAATTTTCCAGGAACCGACGCGTGACGCTGATTATTGATGAGGCCCAGAATCTGGCCACTGAAATGCTGGAACAGCTCCGGCTGCTTTCCAATCTGGAAGCTGAAAAGCATCATCTGCTTCAGATGGTGCTGGTCGGACAGCCCGAGTTGAAATACAAACTTCAGCGCAAGGAGCTGGAACAGTTTGTCCAGCGTATTACCGTTCACTGTCATCTTGACGCATTGAATCCGGAGGAGGTGGATGATTATATCCGATTTCGGTTAAAGGTAGCCGGTGCTGAAAAACACGATATTTTCGGGCAGAAAGCTGTCGAATCAATCTCTAATTATTCCAAAGGTATTCCCAGACTGATCAATATCCTTTGTGATACAGCGCTGGTGTATGGATTTGCCGACGGGTTGAAGACCATTGATGAAAAGGTTATTGAAAATGTTGTCACGGCCAGGGAAGCCGGAGGCATTTTTACGAAATTCGGCGGAGATCATCCTGCCGGAGATGCTTCCGATAATGTCGAATCTGTCGAAGTCGAGGCAACCGGTTTTGATCTGTCTCAAAACCGGTTTCAGCTCATGGGACAGCGGTTTCGTCTGTTGGAAAACAGGATCGATTGCATGGAACAACGGCTATCAGATCTGACAGACGGTAAGAAGAGCCGGGATGTGATTGTCCTTGAATTGATGAAAATGGTAAAGCAAGGCATGGAAAGCCGTGGCAACCTGTTGATGAAATTTATCCGTCTCAAACACAATATGGAACTGATTCAAAAAAAGAGCGATCAAAAAAAAGTGCAACCGAAGCGTGATCAAAAGGAAGAAGAACCGATGAAAGCCTTTTATTATGACTGA
- a CDS encoding AAA family ATPase, translating into MSKLKKALEKAKEDRTINQCTQDQLRKYSDYTLKLNRINCESLRQEVQVTYSQTKVQQIDPKILKKNRVISYFQDNPMTQQINMLRTQVLTRLQESGGNTLLITSANPGEGKTFTTINLGISIAYEMDRTVLIVDADLKTPSVHHYDFSSDFFGIDVDQGISDYLMGRLEISEILLNPGIQKLTILPAGQPLTNSAELLGSPRMESLMNEMKGRYPGDRVIIIDGPALLKYADPVVLSRFADGILFVSEEEKTSRDDIKRALELLNGRPVFGTVLNKSKSSRG; encoded by the coding sequence ATGAGCAAATTGAAAAAAGCTCTGGAAAAAGCAAAAGAAGACAGAACAATCAATCAATGTACCCAGGATCAGCTCAGGAAGTATTCGGATTATACACTGAAGTTGAACCGGATAAATTGTGAAAGTCTCCGCCAGGAAGTTCAGGTAACCTATTCACAAACCAAAGTACAACAGATTGATCCGAAAATTCTGAAGAAAAATAGGGTGATTTCGTATTTTCAGGATAATCCTATGACCCAGCAGATCAATATGCTGAGAACTCAGGTGCTGACCAGACTTCAGGAATCCGGAGGCAATACCCTCCTGATAACCAGCGCCAATCCGGGTGAAGGGAAGACATTTACCACCATCAATCTGGGAATCAGCATCGCGTATGAAATGGATCGGACGGTTTTGATTGTGGATGCGGATTTAAAAACGCCGTCAGTTCATCATTATGACTTTTCCAGTGATTTTTTCGGGATCGACGTTGACCAGGGAATTTCGGATTATCTCATGGGGCGCCTTGAGATTTCTGAAATTCTGCTTAATCCCGGCATTCAGAAGCTGACCATACTTCCGGCGGGTCAGCCGCTGACGAATTCCGCAGAGCTCCTGGGCTCTCCCCGTATGGAGTCGCTGATGAACGAGATGAAGGGCCGCTATCCCGGAGATCGCGTCATCATTATCGATGGCCCGGCGCTGCTCAAATATGCGGATCCCGTTGTGTTATCCCGGTTTGCAGATGGCATTTTGTTCGTATCGGAAGAGGAGAAAACCTCCCGTGATGATATCAAAAGAGCTTTGGAATTGTTAAACGGAAGACCGGTTTTTGGAACCGTGCTCAATAAGTCAAAATCCAGCAGGGGATAG
- a CDS encoding MraY family glycosyltransferase, producing the protein MIFLSALLLSMFITIVMIPVCRDIAMRLNVVDIPDERKVHLSAVPRCGGVAMAIGTLVPILLWGGRNEFMTALLIGAGVIIAAGIWDDVKNLSSGTKFAAQCAAAAVVVLYGGLKIKSFGMLLPGDALLPDIVAIPLTLFVIVGVTNAINLSDGLDGLAGGISILSFSCISYLAWHTGHFVILFIAAAMIGAIFGFLRFNTYPARLFMGDAGSQLLGFVLISLSLKLTQNNFGLSPLLPLLIFAFPVLDTLTVMLTRIYKRKSPFAADKNHFHHRLMDLGFYHTESVLIIYLFHVVFLAFAFVYQSHNEWVILSVYLVCSGIILAAFFSARQTGWKFKRNEIVDKVIKGRLKQLKESNIIIKISFKTIEIGIPLLLLFTSFLPESYPVHFTVGSVIILALITATWFACRKWVLSILGFALYLFTPFLIYFGETNRASWCHSGVLMIYNLSFLILAAGVILTLKFTRRTRGFKSSPIDFLILLFAIVIPNLPDELIKNMEMNFILVKVIVCYFGFEVILGELRIRSIVNVPKVLASALPVVLTICLKNFV; encoded by the coding sequence ATGATATTTCTGTCCGCATTACTTTTATCCATGTTTATTACCATTGTGATGATTCCGGTTTGTCGGGATATAGCTATGCGTTTGAATGTGGTAGATATTCCGGATGAGAGGAAGGTACACTTGTCGGCGGTTCCCCGTTGTGGCGGTGTCGCTATGGCAATAGGTACATTGGTACCGATTTTGCTGTGGGGGGGCCGGAACGAGTTTATGACAGCATTGTTGATCGGCGCTGGAGTTATCATAGCGGCCGGAATTTGGGACGATGTGAAAAATTTGAGTTCCGGGACAAAATTTGCAGCTCAGTGCGCCGCGGCAGCAGTCGTTGTCTTATATGGCGGATTAAAGATTAAAAGTTTTGGCATGTTACTCCCTGGCGATGCACTTTTACCCGATATCGTAGCCATTCCTTTAACATTGTTTGTGATAGTCGGTGTAACAAATGCCATCAATCTGTCTGACGGGCTTGACGGCCTTGCTGGCGGTATTTCCATACTCAGCTTTTCCTGTATCAGCTACCTTGCCTGGCACACGGGGCATTTCGTTATTTTATTTATTGCAGCTGCAATGATCGGGGCGATTTTCGGGTTTCTCAGGTTTAATACATATCCGGCAAGGCTTTTCATGGGAGATGCCGGAAGTCAACTCCTTGGATTTGTTTTGATATCACTTTCTCTGAAGCTCACCCAGAATAATTTTGGTTTAAGCCCGCTGCTGCCGCTGCTTATTTTTGCTTTTCCTGTTCTGGATACCTTGACCGTCATGCTTACGCGTATTTACAAAAGAAAATCTCCCTTTGCCGCCGATAAAAATCATTTTCACCACCGGCTGATGGATTTGGGATTTTATCACACGGAATCCGTTCTGATAATATACCTTTTTCATGTTGTGTTCCTGGCCTTCGCGTTTGTCTATCAATCACATAACGAATGGGTTATTTTATCAGTTTATCTGGTTTGTTCCGGAATTATTCTCGCTGCATTTTTCAGCGCCAGGCAAACTGGATGGAAATTCAAACGGAATGAAATCGTTGATAAAGTGATTAAAGGCCGTTTAAAACAGTTAAAAGAATCTAATATAATTATCAAAATTTCTTTTAAGACGATTGAAATCGGGATTCCTTTGCTCCTTCTGTTTACCAGTTTTCTTCCTGAAAGCTATCCGGTCCATTTTACGGTGGGATCAGTGATAATTCTGGCTTTGATTACGGCTACATGGTTTGCATGCCGGAAATGGGTTCTCAGTATACTCGGATTTGCCTTGTATTTGTTTACGCCCTTTTTGATTTATTTCGGTGAAACCAACAGAGCTTCCTGGTGTCATTCCGGCGTGTTGATGATATATAATCTTTCGTTTTTAATCCTGGCCGCAGGTGTCATATTAACCCTTAAATTTACCAGGCGTACTCGTGGGTTTAAAAGTTCCCCCATCGATTTTTTAATCCTTTTGTTTGCTATAGTGATTCCGAATTTGCCGGATGAATTAATTAAAAATATGGAGATGAATTTCATATTAGTTAAGGTGATCGTATGCTATTTCGGATTTGAAGTGATACTTGGCGAGCTTCGAATTAGATCTATCGTTAACGTTCCAAAGGTATTGGCCTCGGCTTTACCCGTTGTGCTCACCATATGTTTGAAAAATTTCGTATAA
- a CDS encoding glycosyltransferase family 4 protein, giving the protein MNILFLNHNIKGVGTYIRCFNFAKHLVRFGHSVVILTSAPSYILTPKREMHEGVEVVCMPDVFGRRLRNGGLGIIDTALRCLYIQRRHFDIVENFDHRPAVLYPALMSRYLQKTHLVSEWTDLHGTGGSLENRPECLQKLIRPYEDFTEKTSKKIAKKLIVISRGLRNMALKLGVPESRIVRIPGGADVENILPGSRIEIRKRLGLPVDKKIIAYTAGTHYDIELLIKTVNIIQKKRKDVVLVTTGASLVKKYRRKLFDTERIIELGFLPYDRYTDFLPSADVFIFPYVNSTLNIGRWPNKIGDYMAAGRPVVSNPTGDITELFEKHEIGLLASEDPNDFADKTLTLLDDSQLNARMGLNARKIAEQQYDWKILSGRLEDCFREIMLDDPTR; this is encoded by the coding sequence ATGAACATATTGTTTCTGAACCATAATATCAAAGGCGTTGGTACATATATCAGATGTTTCAATTTCGCAAAACATCTGGTTCGGTTTGGGCATAGCGTGGTTATTTTGACCTCAGCGCCATCCTATATCCTGACCCCGAAAAGAGAAATGCACGAGGGCGTTGAAGTCGTGTGCATGCCGGATGTGTTCGGGAGGCGATTGAGAAACGGCGGTCTGGGAATTATTGATACGGCATTGAGATGCCTGTATATTCAGAGAAGACACTTCGATATCGTTGAAAATTTTGATCACAGACCCGCTGTGCTGTATCCTGCCTTGATGAGCAGGTATCTGCAAAAAACGCATCTCGTGTCTGAATGGACAGATCTTCATGGTACGGGTGGATCACTTGAAAATCGGCCTGAATGTCTTCAGAAACTCATCAGGCCCTATGAAGATTTTACCGAAAAAACCAGCAAAAAAATCGCGAAAAAACTGATCGTCATATCTCGCGGTTTGAGAAATATGGCTTTGAAACTGGGGGTGCCGGAATCCAGGATCGTCAGGATTCCCGGGGGCGCAGATGTGGAAAACATATTGCCCGGTTCGAGGATTGAAATAAGGAAACGTCTGGGACTGCCTGTAGATAAAAAAATTATTGCATATACTGCCGGTACTCATTACGATATAGAATTGTTGATAAAGACGGTTAATATTATACAGAAGAAAAGAAAAGACGTGGTACTGGTCACAACCGGCGCCAGCCTGGTTAAAAAATACAGAAGAAAGCTGTTTGATACGGAAAGAATAATTGAACTGGGCTTTCTTCCATATGACAGGTACACGGATTTTCTACCCAGTGCCGATGTGTTTATATTCCCTTATGTAAACAGTACATTAAATATCGGAAGATGGCCCAATAAAATTGGAGATTACATGGCGGCTGGCCGTCCGGTAGTGTCAAATCCTACAGGCGATATAACCGAATTGTTTGAAAAACATGAGATAGGATTATTAGCCTCTGAAGATCCGAATGATTTTGCGGATAAAACTCTCACCCTGCTGGATGACAGCCAGTTGAACGCCAGAATGGGGCTGAACGCGAGAAAAATTGCTGAACAGCAGTATGACTGGAAAATTCTGTCAGGAAGACTTGAAGATTGCTTCAGGGAAATCATGCTGGACGATCCGACGAGGTAG
- a CDS encoding WecB/TagA/CpsF family glycosyltransferase — translation METAFERANILNIPFSCCQFSEILREIQKGINDRDSGCICITNTESLYHALRVPSHFQYIHNARFSCCDGIGVVIAGKLLGHSIPRLNGPDLMLKSCEYGTAKKWRHFFYGGKPGVADLLSRSLSSKYHGLITAGTYSPPFRELTSDEDDHVIELINDSRPDIVWVGLGLLKQEQWINKHMGKIHAPWMIGVGAAFDFYSDTVKRAPGVFRNLGMEWLYRLSFEPRMFKRNIYSFLVIWLVAKEIMRRR, via the coding sequence ATGGAAACAGCATTCGAAAGAGCTAATATTCTTAATATTCCCTTTTCCTGTTGTCAATTCAGTGAAATTTTGCGTGAAATCCAAAAAGGAATCAATGACAGGGACAGCGGCTGTATATGTATTACCAATACAGAGTCGTTATATCACGCGCTAAGGGTGCCGTCACACTTCCAATATATTCATAACGCGAGGTTTTCATGTTGCGATGGGATTGGTGTCGTGATTGCCGGTAAACTTCTGGGGCACAGCATTCCACGACTCAATGGCCCGGATTTGATGCTCAAGTCCTGCGAATATGGAACAGCGAAAAAATGGCGGCATTTTTTCTATGGAGGAAAGCCGGGCGTAGCCGATTTATTAAGCAGAAGCCTTTCTTCAAAATATCATGGACTGATAACTGCCGGCACTTATTCGCCGCCATTTCGCGAATTGACTTCTGATGAAGATGATCACGTCATTGAACTGATCAATGATTCCAGACCGGATATTGTGTGGGTGGGTTTAGGCCTGCTCAAACAGGAACAATGGATAAACAAACATATGGGTAAAATTCATGCGCCCTGGATGATAGGTGTCGGCGCAGCCTTTGATTTTTATTCAGATACAGTTAAAAGGGCACCCGGAGTTTTCAGAAATTTGGGGATGGAATGGCTGTATCGACTGTCATTTGAACCCAGGATGTTCAAAAGAAATATTTACAGTTTTTTAGTCATATGGCTTGTTGCAAAGGAAATTATGCGCAGAAGGTAA
- a CDS encoding polysaccharide export protein, which yields MMRNITAILLWLLVISAVPVSADAGNYFIGSGDILEISVWKDEALSRQIVVPPDEIISFPLIGDIDVKGMSITDLRNAVKVKISEFVPDATISVILMQINSLKAYVIGKVNNPGEFPISMDTSVMQMLAKAGGLNPFASPGGIHVLRRVKNDTISVPFNYKDVVKGEELKQNITLNRGDVIVVP from the coding sequence ATGATGAGAAATATCACTGCCATCCTGTTATGGTTACTAGTCATAAGTGCTGTCCCGGTTTCTGCTGATGCGGGTAATTACTTTATCGGCTCGGGGGATATTCTGGAAATTTCAGTCTGGAAAGATGAAGCGTTGAGCCGTCAAATCGTGGTGCCTCCGGATGAAATCATATCGTTTCCATTGATAGGCGATATAGACGTGAAAGGCATGAGCATTACGGATTTGAGAAACGCAGTTAAGGTAAAAATCTCAGAATTTGTGCCGGATGCAACGATTTCGGTTATTCTGATGCAAATCAACAGTCTCAAGGCATATGTTATCGGAAAGGTCAATAACCCCGGGGAATTTCCAATTTCAATGGATACCAGCGTGATGCAGATGCTGGCCAAGGCAGGTGGCTTGAACCCCTTTGCTTCACCGGGAGGCATTCATGTCCTCCGCCGTGTAAAAAATGATACGATATCCGTTCCGTTTAATTACAAGGATGTTGTAAAGGGGGAAGAATTAAAACAGAACATAACATTAAATCGGGGGGATGTGATCGTAGTTCCTTGA
- a CDS encoding Gfo/Idh/MocA family oxidoreductase has translation MLRAGFIGFGRMGITHYSILNSHPSVDVIAVCDQSTTMLSILKKYVNVMTFTDYREMIEKSSLDFVIISTPPDSHAQIVQFALENNLHVFVEKPFTLSVAEGQNILSDFKFRSLIHQVGYVNRFNEVFIEVKKLVDEGVIGDVSNCYSEMYGATVVKDSKSGWRGHRKTGGGCLYDFASHCIDLAVYLLGQPEKVAGSVMQSIYSSGSEDLVSSTLIYENGCTVEIMTNWSDESFRKPTNILTVFGTKGKIVADKHAYKIFLKEADPEHKLDKGWNTAYLPDLAQSVRLYVRGNEFTRQLDYFVGRIRNETIGNIAGFDEAFKTDIVMEQIALDASYNHSFPDNDLRSRLFLRKSSEKPSAFGKK, from the coding sequence ATGCTCAGAGCAGGATTTATAGGTTTCGGCAGGATGGGAATTACCCATTATTCGATTTTGAACAGTCATCCGTCGGTGGATGTCATTGCGGTATGCGATCAATCCACTACTATGCTCAGCATACTGAAAAAGTACGTCAATGTAATGACCTTTACCGATTACAGGGAGATGATTGAAAAATCGTCCCTTGATTTTGTGATTATTTCAACGCCACCCGACTCTCACGCACAGATCGTTCAGTTTGCGCTTGAGAATAATTTGCATGTATTTGTTGAAAAACCATTTACTTTGTCTGTTGCGGAAGGACAGAATATTCTTTCGGATTTCAAATTCAGGTCTTTAATTCATCAGGTGGGTTATGTAAACCGATTCAATGAAGTGTTCATTGAAGTAAAAAAACTGGTTGATGAAGGCGTCATCGGAGATGTCAGTAATTGCTATTCTGAAATGTACGGGGCTACGGTTGTAAAAGATTCAAAATCAGGGTGGCGGGGGCACAGAAAGACAGGTGGCGGTTGTCTGTATGATTTTGCCTCCCATTGTATTGATCTGGCTGTGTATCTGCTTGGTCAGCCTGAAAAGGTTGCGGGAAGTGTGATGCAGAGCATTTATTCATCCGGTTCTGAAGATCTCGTGAGTTCAACTCTGATTTACGAAAACGGCTGTACGGTTGAAATAATGACCAACTGGAGTGACGAATCTTTTCGGAAGCCGACAAATATTTTAACGGTTTTTGGGACGAAGGGGAAAATCGTTGCCGATAAACATGCATATAAGATTTTTTTAAAAGAAGCGGATCCGGAGCATAAACTGGATAAGGGTTGGAATACAGCTTATCTTCCCGATTTGGCGCAAAGTGTCCGACTGTATGTCAGAGGAAATGAATTCACCCGGCAGCTGGATTATTTTGTCGGTCGCATCCGGAACGAAACTATAGGAAATATTGCTGGTTTTGACGAGGCATTTAAAACAGATATTGTAATGGAACAGATTGCACTGGACGCCTCATACAACCATTCTTTTCCGGATAACGATCTGAGGAGCAGATTGTTTTTGAGAAAAAGTTCTGAAAAACCATCTGCTTTTGGAAAAAAATAA
- a CDS encoding Wzz/FepE/Etk N-terminal domain-containing protein produces the protein MNQEFDVKDLKGFIRRRKKIFAAIFLSVFLISVAVAFMLPPIYRSESMILVEDQQIPQDYVKSTLTSYVEERIQMITRQVMSRNRLLEIIDQFNLYPDIRGTYETESIIEKLRDDIQLETISSDIVNKKTGRTNTATIAFTLSYEGREPETVQKVAEELSSLYLKEDLRTRNKMVSMTTDFLEKEAENLKKQIHLYEQKISEFKMAHLGELPDDYGLSLQSLARLENDLDRVNTELRSLQERKIFFTGELEKVEPLIPVLTDQGKVSMNPKERLKIQRLDLISLQSTLSEKHPDIIRLKREIAELEHQVGNTDDSVEKVRMYNELKGQLAVLTGTLGSKHPDVITLSKQVENLSAELSSSGTVSAVEKISGEKPDNPAYISLRAQIGSTDATINSLVTQRNKIRSELEEGRRKLGNSPIVEKQYKELTRGYDSAMTRYNDIVSKVLEAKLAQGMESGQHGERFTIIEPAPLPGKPYRPNRLAIILLGFMLAVGSGITVAAVQENIDHSVKNAEEFFRLTNIPVFSVVTMVQTEYDRRSRRIRKLLWVLLATSLVGLFILLMNYYNIPADNLCKTVLERVKS, from the coding sequence ATGAATCAGGAGTTTGATGTTAAGGATCTCAAGGGTTTCATCCGAAGACGAAAAAAAATTTTTGCGGCCATTTTTTTATCCGTTTTTCTGATTTCGGTAGCCGTAGCGTTTATGCTGCCACCCATATACAGATCAGAATCCATGATCCTGGTCGAAGACCAGCAGATACCCCAGGATTATGTAAAATCTACCTTGACCAGTTATGTGGAAGAACGTATCCAGATGATTACCCGTCAGGTGATGAGCCGGAACCGGCTTCTGGAAATAATTGATCAATTTAATTTATACCCGGATATAAGAGGTACATACGAGACAGAGTCTATTATTGAAAAATTGCGGGATGATATTCAGCTGGAAACCATCAGCTCTGATATCGTGAATAAAAAAACCGGCCGAACCAATACGGCGACCATTGCGTTTACACTGTCCTATGAGGGCAGAGAGCCAGAAACGGTACAGAAAGTGGCTGAAGAGCTGTCTTCCCTCTATCTCAAAGAAGATTTAAGAACGCGAAATAAAATGGTTTCTATGACGACAGACTTTCTTGAAAAAGAAGCGGAAAATTTAAAGAAACAGATCCATCTTTACGAACAGAAAATCAGTGAGTTTAAAATGGCGCATTTAGGAGAACTTCCGGACGATTACGGGCTGAGTCTTCAGAGTCTGGCAAGGCTGGAGAACGACCTGGATCGGGTCAATACGGAATTGAGATCTTTGCAGGAGAGAAAAATTTTCTTTACAGGAGAGCTTGAAAAAGTGGAACCGTTAATTCCGGTTTTGACAGATCAGGGCAAAGTGTCCATGAATCCGAAAGAACGACTGAAAATCCAGAGGCTGGATTTGATCAGTCTTCAATCGACATTATCGGAAAAACATCCGGATATCATACGATTGAAAAGAGAAATCGCCGAGTTGGAACATCAGGTAGGCAATACGGATGATTCGGTGGAAAAGGTGCGGATGTATAACGAGCTGAAAGGACAACTCGCTGTGCTGACGGGCACACTGGGATCAAAACATCCTGATGTCATAACGCTTTCAAAACAGGTGGAAAATCTCTCGGCTGAGTTGAGCAGTTCCGGAACGGTTTCAGCAGTTGAAAAGATATCCGGGGAAAAGCCGGATAACCCCGCATATATCAGCCTGAGAGCACAGATCGGTTCAACGGACGCTACCATCAACAGCCTTGTCACACAACGCAATAAAATCAGAAGCGAATTGGAGGAGGGGCGAAGGAAGCTTGGCAACAGTCCGATAGTGGAAAAGCAGTATAAGGAATTAACCCGCGGTTATGACAGTGCCATGACAAGATATAATGATATAGTCAGCAAAGTGCTTGAGGCAAAACTTGCTCAGGGTATGGAATCGGGTCAGCATGGTGAACGATTTACCATCATCGAACCGGCTCCTCTGCCGGGAAAACCCTACAGGCCCAATCGGTTGGCCATAATTCTATTAGGTTTTATGTTAGCTGTGGGTTCCGGCATAACGGTTGCTGCGGTTCAGGAAAATATTGACCATTCCGTTAAAAATGCGGAAGAATTTTTCAGGCTTACAAATATCCCGGTATTTTCTGTTGTGACCATGGTGCAAACTGAATATGACAGACGGTCACGTCGTATCCGGAAATTGTTATGGGTTTTGCTTGCCACGTCTCTTGTTGGCCTGTTCATTTTGCTCATGAATTACTACAATATTCCAGCTGATAATTTGTGTAAAACGGTATTGGAAAGAGTGAAAAGTTAA